In the genome of Bradyrhizobium ottawaense, the window GGCGGCAAGATGGCCGACCAGCGGCTTGGTGTCGATGCCGGCGAGCTCTTCTTCACCCACCGAGAACGCGACGACCGGGATGTCCTTCGCCTTGATGCCCTGGTTGCCGAGCTCCTTGTAGAAGGGAACGTTGGCGTCGCCGTTGATGGTCGAGACCACCGCGGTCTTCTTGCCGGCCGAGCCGAACTTTTTGATGTCGGCCACGATCGTCTGCCAGTCGGAGTGACCGAACGGCGTGTAGTTGATCATGATGTCTTCCTGGGCGACACCCTTCGACTTCAGATAGGCTTCCAGGATCTTGTTGGTGGTGCGCGGATAGACGTAGTCGGTGCCCGCGAGCACCCAGCGCTTCACCTTCTCGTCCTTCATCAGGTAATCGACGGCGGGGATCGCCTGCTGGTTCGGCGCCGCACCCGTGTAGAACACGTTGCGCTCGCTCTCCTCACCCTCGTACTGCACGGGGTAGAACAGGATGTTGTTCAGCTCCTTGAAGACGGGCAGCACCGACTTGCGCGACACCGAGGTCCAGCAGCCGAACACGACCGAGACCTTGTCCTTGGTGATCAGCTCGCGCGCCTTTTCGGCGAACAGCGGCCAGTTCGACGCGGGGTCGACGACGACGGCCTCGAGCTTCTTGCCGAGAACGCCGCCCTTCTTGTTCTGCTCGTCGATCAGGAAAAGGATGGTGTCCTTCAGCGTGGTTTCGCTGATGGCCATGGTGCCGGAAAGGGAGTGCAGCACGCCGACCTTGATGGTGTCATCCGCGGCCTTCGCGCCAGTCAATGAAGCCAGACCCAGCACCAGTCCGGCGGTCGCGGCGAGCACGCCGCGGCGGCTAAATGACGCCGCTATATCGTGAGTGGATTTGCTAAACATGAGTGTCTCATCTCCCTGACGCAGACGTGAAAAACGCTGCGAAACGGCCCCACGGCCGCCTGCGATTAACGGATTCGCAAGAACCATGCCATGGCCTGGGCACCTTCCAACCAATTGGTTTTGCTAACAAAACTGGCCGAAATCAAAGTATCCCGACCTCGAGACAGCCTAAAAATTGAGCCATCCAAATGTATGCCAAAGCGGCAGGCTGTTCATTTTCTGAGCAAAATGCCCGTTCTGGCTAAATTTCCGGCATAACTATTTCTGCACCGCAATCGCCATTTTGAACGAGCTTGCCTTGAAAGCGCCCCCTCGATGTTCCATATAAGCGGCCGAGACCTCTTGCGAATCAAGGGGTCGTTGCGAGCCGCGTGTTCTTAAGCCCTTACGGGCCTCTGGCTTGCCCCATATCTCCCAAGCCATCCGACACCCCAAACACGCAGGTGTCTTCTCGACACCCTTTTGCGTGCGCCGCGCTGAATGCGCCGGGCGCCCGCTTTTGACATGGAAAGAACCCCTCTTTTGACTTCGTTTCAGGACTTCGGCCTCGCCGAACCCATCGCGCGCGCTCTTCAAGAAGAGAATTACGTCACCCCCACCCCCATCCAGGCCCAGACCATTCCCACGGCGCTGACCGGCCGCGACGTCGTCGGTATCGCCCAGACCGGTACCGGCAAGACCGCGTCCTTCGCACTGCCGATCCTGCACCGCCTGCTCGAGCACCGTATCAAGCCGCAGCCCAAGACGACCCGCGTCCTGGTGTTGTCGCCGACCCGCGAGCTGTCCGGCCAGATCCTCGACAGCTTCAACGCCTATGGCCGTCACATCCGCCTGTCCTCGACGCTCGCCATCGGCGGCGTTCCGATGGGCCGTCAGGTCCGCTCGCTAATGCAGGGCGTCGAAGTGCTGGTCGCCACCCCCGGCCGCCTGCTCGACCTCGTGCAGAGCAACGGGCTGAAACTGTCGAGCGTCGAGTTCCTCGTGCTCGACGAGGCCGACCGCATGCTCGACATGGGCTTCATTAACGACATCCGCAAAATCGTCTCCAAGCTGCCGATCAAGCGGCAGACGCTGTTCTTCTCGGCCACCATGCCGAAGGACATCGCCGAGCTGACGAACGCGATGCTGCGGGACCCCGCCCGCGTCGCGGTGACCCCGGTCTCCTCGACCGCCGAGCGCATCAATCAACGCATCGTCCAGGTCGATTTCTCCGCCAAGCCCGCCTTCCTGACCAAGCTTCTGAAGGACGAGCCGGTCAACCGCGCCCTGGTCTTCACCCGCACCAAGCACGGCGCGGACAAGGTGGTGAAGTCACTCGAGAAGGCCGGCATCCCCGCCAGCGCCATCCACGGTAACAAGTCGCAGAACCATCGCGAACGGACGCTGGCCCAGTTCCGCTCGGGCGAGATCCGCACCCTGGTCGCCACCGACATCGCCGCCCGCGGCATCGACGTCGACGGCATCAGCCACGTCATCAATTTCGACCTGCCCAACGTGCCGGAAACCTACGTCCACCGCATCGGCCGCACCGCGCGCGCCGGCGCCGACGGCACCGCGATCTCGCTGGTCGCGGGCGGCGAGGAACTCAGCTATCTCCGTGACATCGAACGGCTGATCAAGGTGGCATTGCCGCGCGAAGATCTCCGCACCGACGCCGGCCGCCGCGATGCGGGTCCTCCCGCGCCGCAGCAACGACAGGGCCGCGGAGGCCGCCCGGGCCAACGTCCGCAAGGCGCAAGGCACGGCGAGGGACGCCACGGTGACGGGCGCCGTAGCGACGAACGACATTCCGACGGACGCCACCATAGCGCCGGCAAGCACGGCGATGGACGCCCCGGTGAAGGCCGACATGGCGGCGAAGCGCGACATGCTGACGGGCGGCCCGGCAATGGCCCGAAGGGCTCAAAGGGGTCTCGTCGTCCACGCTCTGGCGGGAAGCCGCATTCTTCTGCAGGCAGTCGTCCAGAACAGCGTTCCGCGCATAGCGCCGGGGCAGCTGATGGGATACAAGGCGTTGCCTTTTTGCGCCGTGAGAGTCGGCCGAACGGCCAACCGAACCGCAAACCCTATTCGCACTAGCCGTCCACGACCTGGAGAAATTCATGGCTAAGGAAGAGCTGATCCAGTTCGAAGGACTGGTCACCGAAATCCTCCCCGACGCACGCTACCGCGTGCAGCTCGACGCCGGACACGAGATCGTCGCCTATACCGCCGGCAAGATGAAGAAGAACCGCATCAAGACGCTGGCCGGCGACCGCGTGACGGTGGAGATGTCGCCCTATGACCTCGAGAAGGGCCGGCTGATTTTCCGCCACAAGGACGAGCGTCCCAGCGGGGTGGGTGGACCGCCTCGCCCGGGCCAGCGCGGCGGCCAGTTCCGCCGTCGCTAGGCGCTTGAGCGCGGAAGTAAGATTCCGACCTTTATGTGGATCCGCCGCGGACATCGCGGCGGATCAAAAAATCGTGCATGTCCGGATTGTTTTGAGGCCTCAATTCCGATAAAATGAATTTATCGATTTTCGGCCGGACGACATTAGCATCCACCGGTACAGCCGGTTCAGACACGCTGACGACCCTTCCAAAATTCGATCTAACCGGCCTGCGCAAGCAGGCTCTAACATTGTGTTATCTGAGAAGGGACTATCCCCGTGAGCATGGGAACCGTGAAGTGGTTTAACGCGACCAAGGGCTTCGGCTTCATTCAGCCCGACGACGGCGGCCAGGACGTGTTCGTCCACATCAGCGCTGTGGAGCGTGCGGGCCTCGGCACGCTGCGTGAAGGCCAGAAGCTTTCCTACGAGATCGTGGCCGACCGCCGTTCCGGCAAGTCGGCAGCGGACAACCTCCGCTCCGAAGGCTGAGTCCGCCGGGCGCTTGGCCCGATCGGCTCGCGCAAGCCAAAGAAAGCAAGAAGGCCGTGCGCAACGCACGGCCTTTTTCATTTTGGCGCCTGCTCGCCGATGTCAGCACGTCGTTTGGTTGTTGTTATCTGGGTAGGGATAGGGAACGCAGGCGACCTGACGCGGCCGGGTGTAGGACACATCGCTCAAGGGTAAGCTCGACTTCAACACATAGCCTACGGAAGGCGTGTAAGTGTAGCTTGCCTCGCTGAGTATGAGGTAGGTCGACGGAATCAACAGCGACGCAGGAATCATGCTGGTGACCTTGTCGCCGGGCTTGCGGGCCGAGGTCGCCAGCGTCGCTTGCGTCGCACCGCTCGCAATGGTGCCGGCCCTGCTCCACTGGATCGTGGCGATGCTGTTGGCATCGATCTGGATCTGGGAGACCGTGCCCTTCACCAGGGTAGCGTCGTAGGGCATGATGACCGAGATGCTCGCCGTGAACGTATCCTTCATGTCGGCATCGGTGAGCTTGACCGACTGCGATGCCAAATCGGACAGAGCCCGCGCGATCAACGTGACCTTGCGATCTATCGCCACGGCCGACGAAAACTCGACGGTGCCGAAGAACATCACCAGCATCAGCGGAACGATGACCGCAAATTCGGTCGCCGCGAGCGCGCGCTTGTCGGCGACGAAGTCGCGCACGGAACAACATCCATTCCGCCAGATATTCGCAATCGCCTGCATCGGTCCGCTCGGATCCATCGTCTCAGAAGGGTTCGTTCTTGAAGGCCGTGGTCGCCACCATCAGCCGTTTGTTGCTGCACCCGATATTGTAACCGAGGCCGGTGACGATGAGCGGCCACTGATAGAACAGCCGCACCACGACCACCTGGCCGGAGGTCCCGGCACTGTACTGCATGCCGGTCGGGTTGAAATTGCAGGAATCGCCGTAGTTCGTCAGGCTTAGCGCCCCGAAGGAGCTGGTGCTCACGACGTCGACGTAGAGTTTGCTGCAATCAAACAGTGCCGGGATCTGCGTGCACACATAGGCCTTGAACGTCGTCTGGTCGCACGCCATGACAACGTTGGGCGTGGTCTGACAAGCCGCCACCGAACCGCCCTGCGCTTGCGCCTGGCCGGTCAGAATCGCGCGCGCGGAATTTTGCGAGATGGTCTCGAGCACCTGGCTCGCGAAGAACATGAGCGCCGTTTCGATGATGGCGAACAGCAGCCCGAAGAACATCGGCGCGACCAGGGCGAACTCGACGGCCGCGGAACCGCGGCGGTTGCCGCAAAACCGGCCCAGCGCTTTCTGGAGTGTGAACCTCGTAGGTGCAGGCGATGGCATCGCGTCAAATTCCCCAGCAACGGGCGATCAACTGTCCCGTTCAATAGCGGAAACTGATTGTTTAAGTGTTTCAGGCGATCCGCAGCCGGCGGACCGCGCCGTTAAGAATGCGCTAACCAGCAGCGCCCCGAGCCCACGGAAAGCGCGGCGGGCGCGCAGAGCCCTCTGGCTCGCATCTGCAAAGCGGTCTGGCAGGATACTGTCCGGGCAAACCCGCCGATCGGTGCCGCTAGTTGGACTTGGGCGGACCGCCACCACCACCGCTGGCGCTGGCGCTCAGCGAGCCGGCCTGGCTCATCGTGTTGTTGAAGTAGGTGTCGCTGTCGCCGAGCGTCACGCGACGCTGGCAAAGCGGCACGCAGCTGTAGGACTCGCGCTCGATCCCGCGATAGACGGTGACGAGCCGGTCGCTCGGACCTTCGACCTGGATCTGGCGATCGACCAGAATCTCGCCGGCCCGGTCGAGCGCGATGAAATTGGTGGCACCATAGCCCTTGCCGGTCACGACGATCATGCCGCCGGGCTGGAGCGTGACGTCGGCGATCAGGGGATTGCCGACCACGATGGTCGCCACCTTGCCGGGCAGCCGCACCAGCTTGGCCTGGTCGACATTGACAGCGATGGTGTCGGCGGTGGGGTCGGCAAGGCCGGCAGCCGGCGATGCCAGCACCGCGGCCGCAACCAGAAGACAAACGCGCGCCCGACGGCGCAGCAATTCTTTACGCATACTCTTACCCCCGGGACGTCACAAACCGGCAGAAGCGACTCGATAGAGCAGAGCCAGTGCCCGACCCGGCTAACCTGCCCTTAATTCGTGAACGTTCCGCAAACTCGCCGACTATTGTTTGAACAGACTGGCGTTTTACCGCCTTCGAGGCTAGCGGCGGAATGGATAGGCGAACTGGCCCGCGATCTCCTTCGGCATGGTCGCTTCGTCCTTGCCGTAATCCTGCGGCAGTTTACCCTCGGGCATACGGAAGGTGCCGAACAGAACGTCCCAGATCGGGAACGTGCCGGCAAAATTGGTGTCGCCGCCCTCCTCGAGCGAGGTGTGGTGCCAGCGGTGGAACACCGGCGTCGCCAACAAATATCTGAACGGCCCGAAGCTCCAGTTCAGGTTGGCGTGCACGAAGGCCGAATGGAAGGTCGTGAACGGGGCGAGCCAGACCATCGCGTTCGGGGAAATGCCGGCCATCAGCAGCACGACGTCGACGCCGATGGTGCCGAGCACGAGATTGACGGGATGGAAGCGGGCCGCCGAAATCCAGCTTATCTCCTCCGAGGAGTGATGGATCGCGTGGTACTTCCAGAACCCGCCGCCGTGGAACAGCCGGTGCAGCCAGTACAGCATGAAGTCGGACAGGACCAGGAACAATACGGCCTGGACCCAGAGCGGCATCAACGACAGCGGGCCGTGGCCATTGTCGTAGAAGGCGATGAGTTCGTCGGCGTCGTGGATGTTGAAGACGAGGCTCGCGCCGACGATCAGAAGTCCGATCCGCATCGTGCGGGCGAACACCGGAACGAAGAACCAGTAGCAGATGTCGGTGACGATCTCGCGCTTGCGCCACCACGGCGCGCCGGCATTGCAGGCCCAGAAATGCTCGAGCACGGTGAAGACCGCCGCGAGTGCGAAGGTGACGGGGATCACCTTGACGATGGTCTCGCCGAGCATCAGGGCGACTTGCATGGGCAGGCTCGACATCGTCGCCTCTCTTGCGAATTCCAGCTCAGTTACGCCTACGCCGCTAAATTTAAGGGAGCGTGAAGCCGGTGCTGCGCCGACGGTACATCTGGAACCGGAACGAATTACAGGCGCCGCCTTAAGACGAAATTCACTCTGGGCCAAAGCATCGCGCCGCAAGCGGGTTTGCCCGATCGAATTAACTCTACCGAAAGAGCTCGGCTCTCATGGTCATCGGGTCAAAGACGGCGCCGAACGAGGCGATCCCCACCCCAGATGGAGTTATGTTCATGAAGAACTTGATTGCACGTTTCGCGAAGGATGAATCCGGCGCCACCGCCATCGAATACGGTCTGATCGCCGCCGGCATCGCGCTGGCCATCATCACCGTCGTCAACAACCTCGGCACCACGCTGAACGCCAAGTTCACCTCGATCAGCAGCTCGCTGAAGTAAGCGACCGACGAACGACGGCAAAAGCCCCGGATCTCCGGGGCCTTTGTTTTTCCGAAGACGGCGAGTTTCCAGTGGCGTTGCGTAAGTACAGAACCGATGCCGCGATCGCGGCAAACGAGACGGCGGCGGCTCAGGCCGGCTCGCCGGTCTATTGGGTCTGCCTTGCGCTGCTGCTTGCGACGGCCGCGCTCGCCGTGCGCATTGCCAGCCTCTGGTAACGACGCGTTCCGCGGTTTCAGCCGCGTGGGTCGCTTGCTGCCGTTGTCGGTTTGTTTAGCACTGCCGGCTAGCATCGCCCGACGCCCAATTCCCGCGGCAAACCCAGGCCTCAAGACGCAGCCATGATCCTCGACCTTGCGCGCCTTCTGCTCTTTCCGGCCCTGATGGCGTTTGCAGCCGCGAGCGATCTCTTCACGATGACGATCTCGAACCGCGTGTCGCTGGCGCTGGTCGCTGGCTTCTTCGCACTTGCCCTCGCCGGTGGCATGGCACCTTACGAGATGCTCAGTCATGTCGGCGCCGGCGCGCTTCTTTTGGTCATCGCCTTCACCTGTTTTGCGATGGGCTGGGTCGGCGGCGGCGACGCCAAGGTCGCGGCCTCCGTCGCACTCTGGTTCGGCTTCGCACAACTGATGAACTTCCTGCTCTACGCCTCGCTGTTCGGCGGGGCGCTGACGCTGCTCCTGCTCCAGTTCCGGCAATGGCCGCTGCCCTACGGGCTGGCGGGCCAGGCCTGGCTCGCCCGGCTGCATGCCAAGGAGAGCGGCATCCCCTACGGCATCGCGCTCGCACTGAGTGCGCTGATGGTCTACCCGGAGACCGAATGGGTGAAGGCGATTGATCTCGCTCACCTCGCGCTGCGCTGAACGCACCGGGTAAACCCGGCGTTAAGGCGATTTAGATACGCCTCATTAACCATGCTTTGACGAATAGCTGGTCAACTGCCGATTACGGCGGCGTCAGCGTCGCGGCGTTTTGTTGGAAAGTGAAGCGTATGAATAGGGCACGCATTGTCGTCCTGGCGGTCGCCATCTGCGCCGGCGGTGTCGCCGCGTACCTGGCGAGCGGCTCGGACAATTCTGCGCCGCCTCCGGCGCCGGTCGCGCAGCTTCCGACCGTCGACGTCCTCGTGGCCAAGAACGACATCGGCCTCGGCCAGACCGTGAAGCCGGAAGATCTGCAATGGCAGACCTGGCCGGCCGCGACCGCCAGCGCCACCTTCATCCGCCGCAACGAGCGTCCCGAGGGCGTGACCCAGGTGACCGGTTCGATCGCGCGCGCCCCCTTCATTCAGGGTGAGCCGATCCGCGACCAGAAGCTGGTCAAGGCCGAGGGCTCCGGATTCATGGCGGCCATCCTGCCCAGCGGCATGCGGGCCATCTCGACCGAAATCTCGCCGGAGACCGGCGCAGGCGGCTTCATCCTGCCCAATGACCGCGTCGACGTCCTGCTCACGCGCCGCCTCAAGAACCCGGACCAGGCCTCCGGGGGCCAGGACGTCGTCACGTCCGAGATCATCCTGGTCAATGTGCGCGTCCTCGCCATCGACCAGGCCCCGAAGGAGAAGGACGGCCAGAACGCCGTGGTCGGCAAGACCGTGACCCTGGAACTCACTTCCGCACAGACCCAGGCGCTTTCTTCGGCCCGTCAGGCCGGAACGCTCTCGCTGGCGCTGCGCAGCATTGCCGACGTCAAGATGAGCGAGATCACGCTCGACGAATCCGCCCAGAAGCGCGACGGCGTCTCGATCATTCGCTACGGCATTCCGAGCTCGACGGCGAAAGCACGATGAGGACAGGCGACATGAAATGCAGGGCAGATATAGCGACGATGCGAACCTCATTGGTCCGCGCCCTGTCGTTCTCGGCCGCCTTCGCGCTGGCATTCAACCCGGTGCTGACCCCCGTGGTCGCCGCCGACTATCGCCCCGGCGCGCCGGCCGCTGCCGACGGTCAGATGAACGCCCGCTTCCTCTCGCTCGGCATCGGCAAGTCCGTGGTGATCGACCTTCCGCGCGACATCAAGGACGTGCTGGTCGCTGACCCCAAGATCGCCAATGCGGTGGTCCGCTCGGCGCAGCGCGCCTACATCATCGGCGCCGCGCTCGGCCAGACCAACATCGTGTTCTTCGATTCTGCAGGCCAGCAGATCGCGGCCTATGACATCGCCGTCAAGCGCGACCTCAACGGTGTGCGGGCGGCGCTGAAGCAGGTCCTGCCGCATTCAGACATCCAGATCGACGGACTCGGCGACGGCATCGTCCTGACCGGCACGGCGGCGAACCCGATGGAAGCGCAGCAGGCCAACGACCTCGCCGCGCGCCTGGCCGGCGGCGCCGACAAGGTGGTGAACTCGATCGTGGTCCGCGGCCGCGACCAGGTCATGCTCAAGGTGACGGTGGCCGAAGTCCAGCGCAACATCGTCAAGCAGCTCGGCATCGACCTGACCGCGAACCTCAACTACGGCACGTCGGTGGTGAGCTTCTCCAACTCGAATCCGTTCACCGCTCTCGGCCACAACCTCGTGGACGGCAACAATCTGACCACGAAGTTCGGCGCGGCGCCGTCGGTGCAGGCCACCCTGCGCGCGATGGAAACCGCTGGCGTGATCCGCACGCTGGCCGAACCGAACCTGACCGCGATCTCCGGTGAATCGGCAACGTTCATCGCCGGCGGCGAATTCCCGGTGCCGGCGGGCTATGCGTGCGATCCCACCACGCATGTCTGTACCACCCAGATCAGCTTCAAGAAGTTCGGCATCTCGCTCAACTTCACCCCCGTGGTGCTGAGCGAAGGCAAGATCAGCCTGCGGGTGATGACCGAGGTCTCGGAGCTGTCGAACGAGAATGCGATCACGCTGTCGCAGGCCGTGACCTCGACGTCGGTGAACTCGGTGACGGTGCCCTCGATCAGGACCCGCCGTGCCGAGACCTCGCTGGAAATTCCCTCCGGCGGCGCGATGGCGATGGCCGGCCTGATCCAGCAGCAGACCAAGCAGGCAGTCAGCGGATTGCCGGGACTGATGCAGCTCCCGGTCCTCGGCACGCTGTTCCGCAGCCGCGACTTCGTCAACAACGCGACCGAGCTGGTCGTGATCGTGACGCCCTACGTCGTTCGCGCGGTGGCGCCAAAGGACCTGTCGCGGCCGGATGACGGCTTCGCCCCGCCTGCGGATCCACAGGCCCAGCTGCTCGGCAATATCAACCGCATCTACGGCGTGCCCGGCCGGACCGAGCCGGCCAAGAACTACCGCGGCACCTACGGCTTCATCACCGACTGAGGCGGAACGGGGACTTCACGATGATCACAAGACCACCCCAGCTTCGCAAACGCGCCATCCGTCTCGGTGGCGCGCTCATCGGCATGGCGCTCGCGCTCGGCGGGTGCCAGCATGACGAAGCCGTCACGGCCTCCATTCCCGACGACTACAAGCAGCGCCATCCGATCGCGATCGAGGAGCAAAATCGTTCGATCGTCGTCTTCGTCGGCCATGCCCGCGGCGGATTGACCGCCGCCCAGCGCGCGGACGTGATGGGTGTCGCATCGGCATGGTTGCACGAAGGCACGGGCGCCATCCGTATCGACGTGCCGTCCGGCACGCCCAATGCGCGTCCGGTCGCGGACACGATGCGTGAAATCCAGGCGATGCTGGCGGGAGCAGGCGTTCCGCCGCGCGGCGTCAATGTTCGGCCCTACCAGCCGGAAGACAAGCGCTTCCTGCCGCCGATCCGGCTCACTTATTCCAAGATCGCCGCGGTCGCGGGTCCCTGCGGCCTGTGGCCGGAAGACGTCGGCCCTTCGATGAAGAACAAGAGGTGGTTCGAGAACAAGGACTACTACAATTACGGCTGCGCCTATCAGCGCAACCTCGCGGCGATGGTCGACAATCCGTCGGACCTCGAGCAGCCGCGGCCTGAAACTCCGTCCTACACGCCGCGGCGCATCACCGCTCTCGAGAAGTATCGCAAGGGTGTCACGACGACGACCACCTATCCCGAGGCCGACAAGGCCAAACTCAGCGACACCGGCAAATGATCAGCTACGCTCGCCAGATACACGAAGAGCAGCCGGACGCAGCTCCTCCGCCAGTCGAGGAGCATATTGCGCCCGCGCCGCGCGTCTCGGTCCAGGCCTTCTGCGAGACCGTGGAGACTGCTGCTGCGGTCCAGTCGGCCGGCGAAGACCGCCGTCTCGGCAAGGCCCATCTGAAGATCCAGATGGGGGGCATGGCCGCTGCAACCGAGGCCTACCGCTCGGCCCCGACGCCGAACGTCATCGTGCTCGAAAGCGACGGACGCAACGACCTGCTGGGCGGGCTCGACCAGCTCGCCACCGTCTGCGACGCCGGCACCCGCGTGGTCGTGATCGGCCGCATCAACGACGTCACACTCTACCGTGAGCTGGTGCGACGCGGTGTCAGCGACTACGTGCTCGCGCCGGTCGGCGCGATCGATGTCGTGCGCTCGATCTGCAACCTGTTTTCCGCACCGGAAGCCAAGGCGGTCGGCCGCATCATCGCCGTGGTCGGCGCCAAGGGCGGCGTCGGGGCTTCCACCATCTCCCATAATATCGCCTGGGCGATCGCGCGCGACCTCGCCATGGACGCCGTCGTCGCCGATCTCGACCTCGCCTTCGGCACCGCCGGGCTCGACTACAACCAGGACCCGCCGCAGGGCATTGCCGACGCCGTGTTCTCGCCCGATCGCGTCGACACCGCCTTCATCGACCGCCTGCTGTCGAAATGCACCGACCATCTCAGCCTGCTGGCGGCGCCGGCGACGCTCGACCGGGTCTATGATTTCGGCACCGACGCCTTCGACGCCGTGTTCGACACCCTGCGCTCCACCATGCCCTGCATCGTGCTCGACATACCGCATCAATGGTCGGGCTGGACCAAGCGCGCCCTGATCGGAGCGGACGACATCCTGATCGTGGCCGCGCCCGACCTCGCCAATTTGCGCAATACCAAGAACCTGTTCGATCTGTTGAAGGCCGCGCGCCCCAACGACCGGCCACCGCTCTACTGCCTGAACCAGGTCGGCGTGCCGAAACGCCCCGAAATCGCCGCCGCGGAGTTCGCCAAGGCGATCGAGAGCCAGCCGATCGTCTCGATCCCGTTCGAGCCGCAGATCTTCGGCTCGGCCGCCAACAACGGCCAGATGATCGCGGAGATCTCCGCCAACCACAAGTCGATCGAGATGTTCCTTCAGATCGCCCAGCGCCTGACCGGCCGAAGCGAGACCAAGAAGCAAAAGTCGTCCCTGCTTTCACCCCTGATTGACAAGTTGCGGGGAAAATAAGCCGCCGCATGGAGTTGTTAAGTGTTCGGTAAGCGTAGCGGAACAGACACCGACCTTCGGGCGCCCAAGCCCGGCGCCGTGTCGCCCGAGCCTGCCCAGGCTCCGGCGCCGACGGTGTCGCGCGCCCCGCCTCCGCCGGCCGTCGCCTCGCCGCCGCTTGCGCCTGCCAAGGCGCCGCCGCCTCCGGCCATGGAGAGCCGGCGGTCGGACAATTATTACGAGGTCAAGGCGACCATCTTCGGCGCGCTGATCGAGGCAATCGACCTCGCCCAGCTCGCCAAGCTCGATTCGGAGTCCGCGCGCGAGGAAATCCGCGACATCGTCAACGAGATCATCGCGATCAAGAACATCGTGATGTCGATCGCCGAGCAGGAGGAACTGCTCGACGACATCTGCAACGACGTTCTCGGCTACGGCCCGCTCGAGCCACTGCTGTCGCGCGACGACATCGCCGACATCATGGTCAATGGCGCCAACACCGTCTACATCGAAGTCGCCGGCAAAATCCAGCGCACGGGAATCCGCTTCCGCGACAACCAGCAGCTCCTCAACATCTGCCAGCGCATCGTCAGCCAGGTCGGCCGGCGCGTCGACGAATCCTCGCCGATCTGCGACGCGCGCCTTGCCGACGGCTCCCGCGTCAACGCCATCGTGCCGCCGCTGTCGATCGACGGCCCCACGCTCACCATCCGCAAATTCAAGAAGGACAAGCTGACGCTCGATCAACTGGTCAAGTTCGGCGCGATCTCGCCGGAAGGCGCCGAAATCCTCCAGATCATCGGTCGCGTCCGCTGCAACGTGCTGATCTCCGGCGGCACCGGCTCCGGCAAGACCACGCTGCTCAACTGCCTGACCAACTATATCGAGCATGACGAGCGCGTCATCACCTGCGAGGACGCCGCCGAGCTCCAGCTCCAGCAGCCTCACGTGGTGCGGCTGGAAACCCGACCGCCCAACATCGAAGGCGAAGGCCAGATCACCATGCGCGAGCTGGTGCGCAACTGCCTGCGTATGCGCCCCGAGCGCATCATCGTCGGCGAGGTCCGCGGACCCGAGGCGTTCGACCTGCTCCAGGCCATGAACACCGGCCATGACGGATCGATGGGCACGCTGCACGCCAACAA includes:
- the urtA gene encoding urea ABC transporter substrate-binding protein; translated protein: MFSKSTHDIAASFSRRGVLAATAGLVLGLASLTGAKAADDTIKVGVLHSLSGTMAISETTLKDTILFLIDEQNKKGGVLGKKLEAVVVDPASNWPLFAEKARELITKDKVSVVFGCWTSVSRKSVLPVFKELNNILFYPVQYEGEESERNVFYTGAAPNQQAIPAVDYLMKDEKVKRWVLAGTDYVYPRTTNKILEAYLKSKGVAQEDIMINYTPFGHSDWQTIVADIKKFGSAGKKTAVVSTINGDANVPFYKELGNQGIKAKDIPVVAFSVGEEELAGIDTKPLVGHLAAWNYFQSIKSPENEKFIKAWQAYTKNPKRVTNDPMEAHVIGFDMWVKAVEKVKSTDPDKVIDALPGIEAKNLTGGVSKMLPNHHITKPVFIGEIKGNGQFDVVWKTPGLVAGDAWSKELDGSKDLVGDWVGKKCGNFNTKTNKCLGSGS
- a CDS encoding DEAD/DEAH box helicase, which gives rise to MRRAPAFDMERTPLLTSFQDFGLAEPIARALQEENYVTPTPIQAQTIPTALTGRDVVGIAQTGTGKTASFALPILHRLLEHRIKPQPKTTRVLVLSPTRELSGQILDSFNAYGRHIRLSSTLAIGGVPMGRQVRSLMQGVEVLVATPGRLLDLVQSNGLKLSSVEFLVLDEADRMLDMGFINDIRKIVSKLPIKRQTLFFSATMPKDIAELTNAMLRDPARVAVTPVSSTAERINQRIVQVDFSAKPAFLTKLLKDEPVNRALVFTRTKHGADKVVKSLEKAGIPASAIHGNKSQNHRERTLAQFRSGEIRTLVATDIAARGIDVDGISHVINFDLPNVPETYVHRIGRTARAGADGTAISLVAGGEELSYLRDIERLIKVALPREDLRTDAGRRDAGPPAPQQRQGRGGRPGQRPQGARHGEGRHGDGRRSDERHSDGRHHSAGKHGDGRPGEGRHGGEARHADGRPGNGPKGSKGSRRPRSGGKPHSSAGSRPEQRSAHSAGAADGIQGVAFLRRESRPNGQPNRKPYSH
- the infA gene encoding translation initiation factor IF-1, with the translated sequence MAKEELIQFEGLVTEILPDARYRVQLDAGHEIVAYTAGKMKKNRIKTLAGDRVTVEMSPYDLEKGRLIFRHKDERPSGVGGPPRPGQRGGQFRRR
- a CDS encoding cold-shock protein; translated protein: MSMGTVKWFNATKGFGFIQPDDGGQDVFVHISAVERAGLGTLREGQKLSYEIVADRRSGKSAADNLRSEG
- a CDS encoding TadE/TadG family type IV pilus assembly protein, yielding MQAIANIWRNGCCSVRDFVADKRALAATEFAVIVPLMLVMFFGTVEFSSAVAIDRKVTLIARALSDLASQSVKLTDADMKDTFTASISVIMPYDATLVKGTVSQIQIDANSIATIQWSRAGTIASGATQATLATSARKPGDKVTSMIPASLLIPSTYLILSEASYTYTPSVGYVLKSSLPLSDVSYTRPRQVACVPYPYPDNNNQTTC
- a CDS encoding TadE/TadG family type IV pilus assembly protein, producing MPSPAPTRFTLQKALGRFCGNRRGSAAVEFALVAPMFFGLLFAIIETALMFFASQVLETISQNSARAILTGQAQAQGGSVAACQTTPNVVMACDQTTFKAYVCTQIPALFDCSKLYVDVVSTSSFGALSLTNYGDSCNFNPTGMQYSAGTSGQVVVVRLFYQWPLIVTGLGYNIGCSNKRLMVATTAFKNEPF
- a CDS encoding pilus assembly protein N-terminal domain-containing protein, whose product is MRKELLRRRARVCLLVAAAVLASPAAGLADPTADTIAVNVDQAKLVRLPGKVATIVVGNPLIADVTLQPGGMIVVTGKGYGATNFIALDRAGEILVDRQIQVEGPSDRLVTVYRGIERESYSCVPLCQRRVTLGDSDTYFNNTMSQAGSLSASASGGGGGPPKSN
- a CDS encoding sterol desaturase family protein, with amino-acid sequence MSSLPMQVALMLGETIVKVIPVTFALAAVFTVLEHFWACNAGAPWWRKREIVTDICYWFFVPVFARTMRIGLLIVGASLVFNIHDADELIAFYDNGHGPLSLMPLWVQAVLFLVLSDFMLYWLHRLFHGGGFWKYHAIHHSSEEISWISAARFHPVNLVLGTIGVDVVLLMAGISPNAMVWLAPFTTFHSAFVHANLNWSFGPFRYLLATPVFHRWHHTSLEEGGDTNFAGTFPIWDVLFGTFRMPEGKLPQDYGKDEATMPKEIAGQFAYPFRR